Part of the Nitrospirota bacterium genome, CGCCGGACCCGAGCATCTCCCCCAGTTTCTCGTCAGTGAGGCTGCTCATCGTGGGGCCCTCGATAACGAGCGGGTGCTCTCCTGCAATGCCTGTCCGGCGTGCGATCGCCGCTGCAGTCCTGCTCGCATCACCGGTTATCATAATGACCCGTATGCCCGCGGTGCGGCATGTCTCGATCGCCTTGAACACCTCGGGCCGGGGCGGGTCCTCGAGTCCTATGAGCCCCGCAAAGATCATTTCCGACTCGAGCTGCGCATCCGGGAGACTGCCCAGCCTTTCCGGTACAAAATCATCTCTTCTCCTGTAGGCAAAAGCGATTACCCGCAGGCCCTCCTCCATCAACGCTGCGGAAGCGTCGAGCAGTGCCGCCCGTTGTCTTTCATCCAGCGCGCTGACGGTGCTGTTCACCTTCAGTGCGGTACAGAGCGGCAGGACTGTCTCGACCGCTCCTTTCATAAAGACGTAGGGGGTGCCGCGAAAACTATTCACGGTGGTCATCCGCTTCCTCTCCGCATCGAAGGGAATCTCGTAGATACGCTTCGCGGCGAGGGCTGCGTCCCACGCGTGTGCGGCCTTCAGCAGCGCGGTCTCGGTCGGGTCTCCATGGTAGGCGCCGTTTTCGTACCGTGCATTGTTGCAGAGCAGGGAGGTTGTCATGAGCATATCCATCCTCTCGGTGGAGCGGTTCCATTCCTTTGCGCCGGCATCAAGAAAGCCGATACCGGGGAGCCACACCCTGCGGGCCTCCATTCTATTCTGGGTAATGGTGCCTGTCTTGTCGGTGCAGATGACCGTTACCGAGCCGAGCGTCTCTACCGAGGTGAGATTCTTTACGAGCGCTCTTCTCTTTGCCATGCGCTGGCTCCCCATGGCGAGCGACAGGGTGACAGTCGGCAGGAGCCCTTCCGGAACATTCGCGATGGTGATGCCGACCGCAAAGAGGAGCGTCTGCCAGAAGCTCTTGCCGGTCAGCAGGCCGACCCCGAAGAAGACTATTCCTGTTGTCAGTGCGATAACGGCAACAATTCTCGTTACCCGCGCGATCTCTCGCTGGAGGGGGCTCAGCTCCGGCTCCACACTGCTGGTCAGGTGGGCTATCTTCCCGAACTCTGTCGCCATACCGGTGGCAAAGACCGCTGCTGTTCCTGAACCGGCCACGACGAGCGTGCCGGCAAAAACGATATTGGGGCTTTCGAAGTAGTCACCGTCGAACGGCTCGTGGCTCCGCGGCTTCAGCTCGGACTCGCCGGTGAGCGGAGCGTTGTTTACCGACAGACGTATCGAACGGATCAGCCGTGCGTCAGCAGGAACCCTGTCTCCCTCTTTGAGGAGAATAAGGTCTCCGGGGACTACCTCCCGTGCGGGGATATCTTTCAGGACACCCTTCCTGACGACCCTCACGGTGTAAGGCAGGAGCTTTTCGAGCTCCTGCACCGCCCGTTCGGCGCGGTATTCCTGTATGAACGTAAAGACCGCATTGACGACAATGACGCCGATAATCGCGAGGCCGAGGAAGAGCATTCCCCCGCCGGGACGGAGATACTCCGACAAGAGGCTGAGCCCTGCGGCGATCCAGAG contains:
- a CDS encoding cation-transporting P-type ATPase; amino-acid sequence: MKKIYALTAGEVLHALITSEQGLAEDDARRRLHEYGFNEIQEVRRTPLYRRLLSQFTHFLAVLLWIAAGLSLLSEYLRPGGGMLFLGLAIIGVIVVNAVFTFIQEYRAERAVQELEKLLPYTVRVVRKGVLKDIPAREVVPGDLILLKEGDRVPADARLIRSIRLSVNNAPLTGESELKPRSHEPFDGDYFESPNIVFAGTLVVAGSGTAAVFATGMATEFGKIAHLTSSVEPELSPLQREIARVTRIVAVIALTTGIVFFGVGLLTGKSFWQTLLFAVGITIANVPEGLLPTVTLSLAMGSQRMAKRRALVKNLTSVETLGSVTVICTDKTGTITQNRMEARRVWLPGIGFLDAGAKEWNRSTERMDMLMTTSLLCNNARYENGAYHGDPTETALLKAAHAWDAALAAKRIYEIPFDAERKRMTTVNSFRGTPYVFMKGAVETVLPLCTALKVNSTVSALDERQRAALLDASAALMEEGLRVIAFAYRRRDDFVPERLGSLPDAQLESEMIFAGLIGLEDPPRPEVFKAIETCRTAGIRVIMITGDASRTAAAIARRTGIAGEHPLVIEGPTMSSLTDEKLGEMLGSGDVIFSRMTPHHKMRIVSALMDRGERVAVTGDGVNDAPALKKADIGIAMGITGTDVAREAADVVLLDDNFATIVNAIEEGRAVFENIKKFINYIFASNIPEIVPYIAYVLFRIPLPLTIIQILAIDLGTDMFPALALGAERPSPEIMKQPPRGRRERLVNFDLLGRAYLFLGPIEAFAGLYGFFFVLDAGGWQWGETLSPHTLLYLEATTACFAGIVITQVANVFACRTFRESVFTIGLLSNRLIVIGIVLEIAITVFIIYTPWGNALFGTAPLGPHVWLTLLPFSVLLLAAEEGRKLLVRKFAV